The stretch of DNA ATCATTTACGATTTTTGTTTCTACTATAAGTGCGCGAATATTAATACGCTGCATTTCTTCGCAAGAATATCCGAGAAGCTTTGTTACTGAAGGGCTGATATAATCATACTTCATGCCGTCATAGCGCAGACGATAAATAACATCGGTAGAATAAGACGTTAAGAGCGCAACTTCAGATTTTAGTTCATTAATAGTTTTAATGGCATCTAAGGCGTGCCGACCACGCGAGATCTTTTTGCTTGTACGTTTGCGAAGTAACCGTGAAATACTGCGTACGCGTTTACCGGAAAATTTCCTGCTTTGGCGTCGTGATTCCTGCATGCCCGCACCTCCGAAATGTTGCCCTACCCGCTTAAATTTACAGGTTTATTTTAACAATATAGCCACTATATCTATGGCCTTGTTACTTTTTTATAACAACATCTCGAAGGCACGTCAACACAATATATAGTATGTCCCTAAGCTGCGTAGTTTCGTGCAATAAGTGCGTTTATACGCTGTGTAAAGCCACTAGGGTCGCTTAACTCCTCACCTTCAATGATGCGCGCCTGATCCAAAAGTAGTCGTGCGGTATCTTCTATATCTTGTGGTTTTTTGCCGGATTCCAGCGCTTTTGATAGGCCTATAATGATTGGATGTTCAGAATTAATCTCTAAAATCCTTGCCGAAGCTCCGGGCAGCTGCTTATGCTCTATTAAAAAACGCTCCATTCGCATACTCATCATGCCTTCATCCACCGCAAGGCAGACGGGGCTTTCAGTGAGTTTTGCTGTCGTGCGAACATCTTGCACCTCATCACCAAACAGCTCTTTAAATGCTGTGACTAGATTGGCAATATCTATTTTTTGTGACGGTTTTTCATCAACGCTTTCTTCATTATTATCATCTGATTTTTCACCGCTTAATTGCTCAAGCTCTGAACCGGAATTCAATACATTCTTAAATTTTTTGCCTTTAAAGTCAGAAACTACGGTTACCCAGAAATCATCCACATGATCATTTAACAATAATACCTCGATGTTATTTTTGGCAAACCCTTCTAATTGAGGGCTTTTTCTGAGGGCGTCTACACGGTCTCCGGTAATGTAATAAATGTTTTCCTGTTTTTCATCCATCCTGCTGATGTAATCGTCCAGGCTGGTCAATGCCGTATCGTCATGGGTACTGGTAAAGCGGCACACTTCCAGCAATGGCTCTTTGTTATAAATGCTATCGCACAAGCCCTCTTTTAAAACAGAGCCAAAGTTAGCCCAAAAAGTTTTGTATTCTTCTGGGTCTTTTTGCGCCTTGCGCTTAAGCTCTGTTAACACCCGCTTTGTAATAGATTCACGGATCTGCGCCAGCATGGGATTATCCTGCAACGTTTCGCGGCTAATGTTTAGCGGCAAATCTTCCGAATCAATTATGCCGCGCAAAAAGCGCAGAT from Alphaproteobacteria bacterium encodes:
- the htpG gene encoding molecular chaperone HtpG, producing the protein MATSTKQSPKESDGKTLPFNAEISKVLKLVIHSLYTNKDIFLRELISNASDACEKLRYLALTDNDIAKESTELKITIAANEKAKTLIISDNGVGMNYDDLVNNLGTIAKSGTEQFFDELTGDAKKDASLIGQFGVGFYSAFMVADSVEVITRKAGEDTGYHWQSSGEGEFSITPIEGDTPRGTSIKLNLRKDAEEYLDKFKLQHIIGVYSDHISFPIEYRGEEDEAAEVINEGSALWVRNKSEISEDQYREFYHHVGHTADEPFLTMHNQVEGKLSYTNLLFIPTIRPFDLFHPDRRRRVKLYVKRVFITDENIDLIPHYLRFLRGIIDSEDLPLNISRETLQDNPMLAQIRESITKRVLTELKRKAQKDPEEYKTFWANFGSVLKEGLCDSIYNKEPLLEVCRFTSTHDDTALTSLDDYISRMDEKQENIYYITGDRVDALRKSPQLEGFAKNNIEVLLLNDHVDDFWVTVVSDFKGKKFKNVLNSGSELEQLSGEKSDDNNEESVDEKPSQKIDIANLVTAFKELFGDEVQDVRTTAKLTESPVCLAVDEGMMSMRMERFLIEHKQLPGASARILEINSEHPIIIGLSKALESGKKPQDIEDTARLLLDQARIIEGEELSDPSGFTQRINALIARNYAA